Proteins encoded within one genomic window of Gracilimonas sp.:
- a CDS encoding FAD-dependent oxidoreductase: MSYQYDFIVIGGGAAGLTAAGMGANFGAKTLMIEANKLGGDCTWTGCVPSKTLLHASKLAAGIKEAEAFGHKSVSPLNFSSVLEHVRKVREEVYEEADDPEIYRDMGVDIEFGKARFVNPHTIAIHNDGKTSIKEVTGRYILIATGSKAMVPPIKGLDDVPHLTNESIFELEEQPERLTIIGGGPIGVEMAQAFQRLGTQVTVFDMQDRILANDDKELAAMLLKRLKSEGVQFQLSAGVSEISQNEDGSIRVHAEVDGKNITEDGDALLMAVGRAANYQSLNLDDAGINYSKRGITVSDRCKTNINHIYAAGDVTGRYQFTHMSEHMAKVAASNAILKVPMKIDTKHVPWSTYTDPELAGTGATEKQLLEQGTSFETYRFPYSKVDRAITDGDTDGLIKIFAKKWNGKILGATIYGKQAGDLIGEYALAMKNGITLRNIADTIHPYPTYGLGVRRAADQWYVKNQSEWMSKLVKKVFRYQGEIPDLSDKDRIV, from the coding sequence ATGAGTTACCAATATGATTTTATAGTGATAGGGGGCGGAGCCGCAGGTCTGACCGCCGCCGGAATGGGGGCTAACTTTGGGGCAAAAACCCTGATGATTGAAGCCAATAAACTTGGCGGGGATTGCACCTGGACCGGCTGTGTGCCAAGTAAAACGCTTTTACATGCTTCCAAACTGGCAGCAGGTATTAAAGAAGCGGAAGCATTTGGGCACAAATCGGTAAGCCCTTTAAATTTTTCTTCTGTTCTTGAGCATGTTCGAAAAGTGAGGGAAGAAGTGTATGAAGAGGCGGATGATCCTGAAATTTATCGGGACATGGGAGTGGACATTGAATTTGGTAAAGCCCGTTTTGTGAATCCTCATACCATAGCTATTCATAATGATGGAAAAACATCTATAAAGGAAGTCACGGGCAGGTACATCCTGATTGCAACCGGAAGTAAGGCCATGGTTCCCCCTATTAAAGGATTGGATGATGTGCCACACTTAACCAATGAATCTATTTTTGAATTGGAGGAGCAGCCTGAACGGCTGACAATCATCGGAGGTGGGCCTATTGGTGTCGAAATGGCTCAGGCTTTCCAGAGGTTGGGAACACAGGTTACCGTCTTTGATATGCAAGACCGAATACTGGCCAATGATGATAAAGAACTGGCGGCTATGTTATTGAAACGGCTTAAAAGTGAAGGCGTTCAGTTTCAACTATCGGCCGGAGTTAGTGAAATTTCACAAAATGAAGACGGGTCGATTAGGGTGCATGCAGAAGTTGATGGGAAAAATATAACGGAGGATGGAGATGCTCTATTGATGGCGGTGGGCAGGGCAGCAAATTATCAAAGCCTGAATTTGGATGATGCAGGTATTAATTATTCCAAGCGGGGAATAACCGTCAGTGACCGCTGTAAAACCAATATCAATCATATTTATGCAGCGGGAGATGTTACCGGAAGATATCAATTCACGCACATGTCGGAACATATGGCCAAAGTAGCAGCGAGCAATGCCATACTAAAAGTGCCCATGAAAATTGATACCAAACATGTTCCATGGAGTACCTATACCGATCCGGAATTGGCCGGTACCGGGGCAACAGAAAAGCAGCTTCTGGAACAGGGCACTTCATTTGAAACCTACCGGTTCCCATACAGCAAGGTAGACCGTGCAATAACGGATGGGGATACGGATGGCCTGATCAAAATATTTGCCAAAAAATGGAACGGAAAAATTCTTGGAGCAACGATTTACGGAAAGCAAGCTGGCGACTTGATTGGCGAATACGCACTGGCTATGAAAAATGGCATAACCCTCCGAAATATAGCCGATACCATTCATCCTTATCCAACCTATGGACTTGGAGTTCGGCGTGCTGCCGACCAATGGTATGTGAAAAACCAGTCGGAGTGGATGAGTAAATTGGTGAAAAAAGTATTCCGGTATCAAGGTGAAATCCCGGATTTATCGGACAAAGACCGCATTGTTTAA